ACACCCTGGGGATATCCGGCGGCGCTTCACTGGGCGTATGCATGAATATTGTATTTAGGTGGTATGACGCCATAGGGGTCATTGCGTTTCCCCTCTCCGGCTTTTTGGGCGCCATACTGGTTATTATCTTTGTTTACCGCATCAGCATGAGAACGGGGGTGTTGAAGACCCAGGGCATGTTGCTGACAGGCGTGATGATCAGTTTTATCTCTTCCTCCCTGGTGATGCTCATCATGGCGGTGTCCCGCAGCGAGGAGGACCTTCACAACATCGTGTTCTGGATTATGGGGTCTCTTGACGAACCCAACATGCTTCTCATAAAAGTCGCTGTCGTCGGCGCGCTTGCGGGGCTCATCGTGTCGTATTTTTTCTGCCTGGACCTGAATGCCCTTGCGCTTGGGGAAGAAGAGGCGATCCATCTGGGCATCGATGTGGAGAAGACAAAACGGTTCTTGTTTATCATCGCATCGGTGCTTACGGGTTTAAGCGTGTCCGTCGCAGGCATTATAGGATTCGTAGGCCTCATTATCCCCCATTTCATGCGCATGTTTACGGGGCCGGACCATCGTATCCTTCTCGTCACCGTGTTCCTGGCAGGGGCATCGTTTCTGATCCTTTGCGATACCATCGCGCGTATTGTCATCGACCCCTTCGAGCTTCCGGTGGGTGTCATTACCGGGATCATCGGGGGCGGGGTTTTTGTGTATGCCCTGAGTAAAAAGCAGGTTACCTTGTGAATGATGCGCTCCTTAAGGTGGAGAACCTTTCCTGCGGATATGGAAAGGACCTCATCCTCCGTGATATCACCTTCATGGTATCCCCCGGCGAGCTTCTGGGGATCATCGGGCCGAACGGGTGCGGAAAAACAACCTTGCTCCGGGTGATCTCGCGGGTCTTGAAACCCGATCGGGGGAAAATCTTCATCGAGGGCCAAAATATAGACAGGATGCGTCATAAGGAGATTGCGCAGAAGATCGCCGTGGTCTCGCAAACCCTGGAGTCGACGTCCATGACCGTGCAAGAGTATGTGCTCCTTGGAAGAATCCCCCATTACCGGAAATACCAGTTCCTTGAAACGGGTGATGATGATGCGATCACACAAGAATATATGGAGTTAACGGGCGCGCTCAAATTGAAAGAGACACGGATGTGCGAACTCAGCGGGGGGGAGAGGCAGCTGGCCTCCATAGCGAGGGCCTTGACGCAGGAACCGACGTTGCTGCTGCTGGATGAACCGACCGCCCACCTGGATATCACCCATCAGGTGCGTATCCTTGAACTTGTAAAACGGTTGAATCAGGAATTAGGACTGACGGTCGTTATGGTACTCCATGACCTGAACCTCGCCAGCGAGTATTCCTCCAGATTGCTCCTTCTCAATAAGGGATCCATTCATAAGATCGGGACACCCGAAGAGGTGGTGACCTACAGGACCATCGAAGACGTATATGAAACAGTCGTTTTTGTCGACAAAAATCCTCTCTCGGGCAAGCCCTGCATCTTCCTCGCGACAGAAGAGGACATAAAAAGGGCCGATCGAAACAGGACCGGCCCGGTTTAGTGCGGTCGCTCGGATATCCCATATCAGAGCGTTGGGATCATTGGGAGACGGTTGGATCCTATCATTGCCAAGGTTGTCAACCGGAACGACGGAAAGACATCGCCCGTTTCCCCTCAGCTCTTCATTTCCGCTATGAATTCCTTGAGGAATTGATCTTTTTCTTTCCAGTCGGGTCCGAAGTGATGGTCAAAAAAATCTCCGGGTTTGTGGAAGAGCCGCCGCCATCCGGACTGGCCCCCTGACACGACCACCTCTTCGAGAAACGATTTCAGTTCCGAGACCTTTTCCTTGGGAAGGAGAAAAAGGGCGCCCAATTTGATGGACTTCTTGATGGTTTCCGGACTCAAGGCGTGGGCCGTGAGCATCACGGTGGGAAATCCTTTGGCCACGGAGATCTTCAATAGATCGAATCCGTTGACGCCCATGATATCCAGGACCACGATGTCATAGGTGTAGCTCTGGAGATACTGGCGGGCCCGTTCGTAATCCGTCGCCTTGTGCGTAATGCACATATCCAGTTCCTCTGCGACGGTTTCGAGGATATCGGGCTCGTCATCCACCAACAGGACAACCTTGTCTTTCAAGGGGCTTTCCGAACTCATGTGTCTCTCCGCTCCTGTGGTTGAGTTATGCCGACTTTGTGCATTTTAGCACAAACCCGGCCTTCGGTCAAAGGAGAATCGTAACCGGTGATCCGCCTTGCGTTCCTCCAGTTTTTTCTACCTTTCAAGAAGTCACCGGGTGCCCGGCGCCCGACATCACAAAGGACTTCCATCTCTCGGCCCCGGACAAGATTTCCGACAAAATGCCTTGCACAATTACCCTTCCGTCATTCCGGCACGGTTTTGGCCGGAATCCAGAAATACGCAGGAGGGGATTCCGGCTAAGGGCATGCCGGAATGACAGCACAGCACAAGGCGTTTTTGGTTTAGGGCATCCGCATTAGATAGCGTGGTTTATTCAGCCGGCATTCTATTTCTAAGATGATTAGTGGCCTGGGTGGTCAAATGAGCATCCGGTCAACCGGAAAGGGCGCGTTTTTTGACCGACATTTTAAGGTTTTGGACAATTTGAAATCGGAACTTTCAATTTGACACGAATCCCGATTCCATGGTATCTGTAATCCATGATCTTTAGAACCCTCTCAAAGCGATTAAAACAACTCGCCGGCCCTTTTCCTGTGGTCTTTGTCACCGGACCCCGGCAGTCTGGAAAAACAACCCTGGCCCGGGCCACGTTCCCCCAATTTCATTATATTTCGTTGGAGGATATGCAAAACCGGGAAGAGGCTGTTGAAGACCCAAGGGGATTCCTCCGTCGGCTGGAAGGAAGAGGAGCCATACTGGACGAAATCCAGAGGACGCCGGACCTCTTCTCTTATCTCCAGGGCTTTGTAGACGAATCCCGCGGAGGCCCCCTCGTCCTTACCGGTTCCCAGCACTTTCTCCTGTCAGAGAAGATCAGCCAGTCCCTTGCCGGCAGGGTCGCGATTTTGGAATTGCTCCCCTTTTCCCTTGCCGAGCTGTGCAGCCGGGAGGCCCTCACCCCGGATACCTTTATTGAGCCCGGGCATCACGTCCTCGATTACCCAGGGCTTGCTTTATACGAAACCCTGTTCAGGGGATTCTTCCCGCGCATTCATGACCAAGACCTGGATGCCGCCGTGTGGCTGGACGGTTATGTTCGGACCTATGTGGAGCGGGATGTTCACCATGTGGCGGGAATCGGCGACATGGATGCCTTCACCCGGTTTGTGGGTCTGTGTGCAGGTCGGGTGGGTTCCCTTCTGAACGCGTCTTCTCTGGGCGCGGATGCCGGAGTCACCCATGTCACGGCCAGGAGATGGCTTTCCATCCTTCGGGCCAGCTATATCCTTTACCAGCTCCCGCCGCATCATCAGAACTTCTCTAAACGGCTCATCAAGAGTCCCAAACTCTATTTCGTGGATACCGGACTTTTGTGCCATGTATTGGGGATTCGGAAAGCTGAGGATCTACGTAACCACCCGTTGCGAGGCGCTATTTTTGAGAATTTCGCTATAAATGAGGTTCAGAAGGTCTTTCTCCACAACGGGGAAAGACCGCCTCTCTATTTTTGGCGCGATCATCGGGGTCTCGAAGTGGACCTTCTCATTGATCTCGGGACCCGCCGAATTCCGGTGGAGATCAAATCCGGGGAGACCGTGGCTGCAGACTTCTTTGATGGCCTGGATCAATACATCCAGCTCTCCCATGACCCTGGAGGAATGCTTATATACGCGGGACGGGAAACCTACCGGCGGAGGAACCACGCAGTACGTCCGTGGTGGACATGTTCCTGAACAGGCTTGTGGACAGGGTCTGAAGGAGTTTACATGCGGTAATGCGGCGGCCCGGACCCGGTTCCGTTTGTTCATCCGCCCCCCACATCCTTGGATCAGAGGATGTCCTCTAAATCAACTGCTGTCTTCTACGATCGGGGGGTGGGTTATTTCGAATGCCGTGCCAGCAGCCACATGGTGGAACGTTCAATCAGGACAAGCGCTGCGGTCACACCGAGGGCCAGGGCAAAAAGGATCAAGTTGCTCTCGTCCGCCACCCGGAATGCAAAGATGAGAGATGTGCTCACCGCCGGAGGGTGTACCGCATCGAGGAGAATCATGAGCAGGATAGCGGCAACCATCGCCACCCCTCCGGATATATATCCCGGACCCAGTATTTGATACATCAGCAGTCCCAGTAATGCTGCGCACAGATGCGAAAGCACCAGCGAGCGAACGGCATTCGTGCCGTGCATCGGGTCGAGATAGATCAGAAATGAACTCGATGCAAGGGAAGAAAAAAGGAGGCGCTGTCTGTTCAGGATCTCCACAAAAAAAAGCACGGCAAGAACGGTCAGGGTAGGCAGAATCACCAGGAGTAACTCTTCTTTGAAACCGAATCTTCGCCTCGCATAACGGTCGGCCCCCGCGACGGGCTTCAGACTTTCACGTTTTTTCAGCACCGTTTCTTTATCGATTGATTCCTGCCTTTCGAGGATGCAAAAGGAGATCGGCGATCAGTGTCATGGACACGGATGGATTCCTTTCTCTACTGTTTCCTCCCCGTCCTTCATATCATGCGGTTCCTGATCTTCTTGTATAAAAACGGGTGCCGGGCGGCCATAGGGGCATTCCTGTATTTCTCTGTGAAAAAGGCGGTATTTCGTTGTCTTAGTTCGGACAAAGGTAACATCTCAATAACTGGGGGTAACCGGTCTGGATTCCGGCCTTCGTAAGAATGACAAAACAACCCACCCCCCCGTCATTCCGGCAAAGGCCGGAATCCAGGAAGTCTGTGGAGAAAGTATTCACCCCGGTTTATTGAGAAGATACGGACAAAGCTTTGCAGATATTCGGCGATACCCGCCAGGAACCCACTATGGCATACTCCTCCTAAGACCCGAGAGCGAAGGAATTCCACAGATGAAACAACTGGTTCAGGAAGTTTTGAAATCGGGCATGTTGGAGCGTTTGACAGGGTGTATCGGTGTAGCAACTCCCGGAAAGCTGAGAATAAGGCGGCCGAAAATTGTTGAGTGAGATCCCGAAAACACGGGAACTGTAAGAATCTGACTACGAAGCGCTTTAAAAGCCCCTCGACTTCAGGTGAATGCATGCCCCCTACCGAGACATGATTTTTCTTGACTTATGCTCATTTCGCAATAAGATGGCCAATATTTAATCCATCAGCTATCAACCGAGTGTCCTGGCTTTCAGCTTTGACCTTTCAGCTTTGAGCTTTAACCTTTCGCCTTTGCGCTTTCAGCTTTCAGCTTATGAACCATCCTCTCAAATATCCCATACCCCGCTCCTGACAGGTACTTTTTCCTGTCGGGAGCAAAAACCTTCAGCCTAGATCCGAAGATTTCCCTTTCACAACCTTACAAACAGAACGATGCTAATCCCGAGTTGGGATATTCTTTGTCAAAACCCGGCATCTGACTTCGGAGTCTGATCATGGCAAAACACAGCCATTTACCCAAATACAATGAATTTCTGAATCCATTATTTCAGGCCCTTCATGACCAAATAGCGGTCAACAGCGGACCTGACCGCTTTTCAACCATATTTATTCACTATGCAAGATTTGACACCCAACGCCCATTTGGAAGCAACGAAATGGCAGTCATCGTACCTGAGAAAGAAGACCAAGCGCTTATCCATCATAGGTTATTTTCTGAAATCGAATTGGGAATTATAAAAGATTCAACCAGGGCAGAGTTACTGTCCATAATAAAGAAAATGATCGACAGGCATTCTATTGATGCCGTAATCCTCGATTGTACTGAATTGCCTTTAATTAATCCAGGGTAAACCCCCGGCTGTGCCGGGGGACTCCCAAAGTTTGACGGTTCCGGGAATATACCGCTGTCGTTCCATAGAGGTAGAACGCCGGGCTATTCAGTTGAGCAGACACCTATCGCCAAAAAGGGGCGCAGGGCAGCGGTTCCACTCAGTACATATAGCCTCTGTTTAGGAGGAACGGAAACCTGAGAAACCAAAGCCCGGATTATGTAGGTTCTGGGTTTTGTTTTTGACGATTTACACTTAATCAAGACGAATTCGGAATTCCTTTTTTAAATACAACAGCAATCCATGCCGAAAGTATCGTAAGTTACTGTATTGGAGAAGAGACTTAACAACTTGCTGCACCAGATTCGGGTCAACAAAGCGGCCCTCACTGGTGAGCAATACGTTGGGCATAAGGAGTCTATCATGATTACTATCAGAATTGGTGAATCTGAAAGGGAAATCGGCGATGCAGACGAAAGTTGGATAAATCAGCAAATTAATCAGCGCCGGGCGGATGGCTTATCGGTTTGTGTAAGAGTAATCGTTAAAGAAGGCGACTTGGATATGATTTTATCGACTCCAACGTGCAGTTCCAGCGGAGGCGGCGGCAGACCTCCACGACCTCGCGAAAAGAATGTGTTCAATCTTTGGAATCAACGGGGATTAAATGAAACAAATTTTACTGGAGGGAACTTAGTCGCTTTTCTGAAGCAGCTAAAAAATTTGTGATTAATTCAAAAGGAAAAAATATAATGGCAAAGCTGTTTTTTTCTTATTCCCATAAAGACGAAGATCTACGAAATGAATTAGAAACCCATCTTGCCCTATTGAAACGGCAAGGAGTTATCTCTTCATGGCATG
This is a stretch of genomic DNA from Deltaproteobacteria bacterium. It encodes these proteins:
- a CDS encoding iron ABC transporter permease, with product MMDKKMGRWLMLLSIVGALLCGICIISLCLGAAGIPIKRMLHIMLEGKGSGEYSILFDIRLPRIILGFAVGGSLSLAGAILQGVFRNPLVEPYTLGISGGASLGVCMNIVFRWYDAIGVIAFPLSGFLGAILVIIFVYRISMRTGVLKTQGMLLTGVMISFISSSLVMLIMAVSRSEEDLHNIVFWIMGSLDEPNMLLIKVAVVGALAGLIVSYFFCLDLNALALGEEEAIHLGIDVEKTKRFLFIIASVLTGLSVSVAGIIGFVGLIIPHFMRMFTGPDHRILLVTVFLAGASFLILCDTIARIVIDPFELPVGVITGIIGGGVFVYALSKKQVTL
- a CDS encoding ABC transporter ATP-binding protein, giving the protein MVSPGELLGIIGPNGCGKTTLLRVISRVLKPDRGKIFIEGQNIDRMRHKEIAQKIAVVSQTLESTSMTVQEYVLLGRIPHYRKYQFLETGDDDAITQEYMELTGALKLKETRMCELSGGERQLASIARALTQEPTLLLLDEPTAHLDITHQVRILELVKRLNQELGLTVVMVLHDLNLASEYSSRLLLLNKGSIHKIGTPEEVVTYRTIEDVYETVVFVDKNPLSGKPCIFLATEEDIKRADRNRTGPV
- a CDS encoding response regulator, with protein sequence MSSESPLKDKVVLLVDDEPDILETVAEELDMCITHKATDYERARQYLQSYTYDIVVLDIMGVNGFDLLKISVAKGFPTVMLTAHALSPETIKKSIKLGALFLLPKEKVSELKSFLEEVVVSGGQSGWRRLFHKPGDFFDHHFGPDWKEKDQFLKEFIAEMKS
- a CDS encoding ATP-binding protein, which translates into the protein MIFRTLSKRLKQLAGPFPVVFVTGPRQSGKTTLARATFPQFHYISLEDMQNREEAVEDPRGFLRRLEGRGAILDEIQRTPDLFSYLQGFVDESRGGPLVLTGSQHFLLSEKISQSLAGRVAILELLPFSLAELCSREALTPDTFIEPGHHVLDYPGLALYETLFRGFFPRIHDQDLDAAVWLDGYVRTYVERDVHHVAGIGDMDAFTRFVGLCAGRVGSLLNASSLGADAGVTHVTARRWLSILRASYILYQLPPHHQNFSKRLIKSPKLYFVDTGLLCHVLGIRKAEDLRNHPLRGAIFENFAINEVQKVFLHNGERPPLYFWRDHRGLEVDLLIDLGTRRIPVEIKSGETVAADFFDGLDQYIQLSHDPGGMLIYAGRETYRRRNHAVRPWWTCS
- a CDS encoding HPP family protein translates to MLKKRESLKPVAGADRYARRRFGFKEELLLVILPTLTVLAVLFFVEILNRQRLLFSSLASSSFLIYLDPMHGTNAVRSLVLSHLCAALLGLLMYQILGPGYISGGVAMVAAILLMILLDAVHPPAVSTSLIFAFRVADESNLILFALALGVTAALVLIERSTMWLLARHSK